From the Amia ocellicauda isolate fAmiCal2 chromosome 12, fAmiCal2.hap1, whole genome shotgun sequence genome, the window actcccatcaggatagaaatgtttcaccataggataaaggtgatcactcagaataactttgtaatgattgtaatgcagtgacccttccctctaaggggacaagttgacccaaaccatgccaggaagattccccccacagcataacagagcctccagaccccctcactgtaggggtcaagtaGCCAGGCCTGCACCGtcctcttggtgtcgccacacatgcactcacccacttgtcgagaatatggtgtaggatgactcatctgaccagatcacttttttccacatctctgtagaccagtgcctatggtttttacaccactgaactctcaaatgtgcatttgtctttgtaatgaggggtttatgcactgccatcttgatccaaaatcgaggtcaactgggcctgctcagcttTTTCATACATgccatgataggatgttaattgcttaattgtatcatgcagtacacctgtttggaggcatctgcattcgttatgttccactattcatttattcaggtttttcctttaatttgtaacccatctgtatataatatatgtgtgtgtgggtgtgtgtgggtgtgtgtgtgtgtatacatatgaaTATGTGAGTGTAATGGATGGTGACACAGCATTTCTCATCTCAAGTTCAAGTTCAGTATTGCTGCACTTCATCTGATCATGAATTGGGAGGAATGGCGTGGTGGGCAATATCTGCTTGCTGGCATTTCCAGATAGAAGTATCGGACTGAAACTGAACGACACATACGCACAACTAAATATTAACTGGAAGAGttccaataaaaaataaaaataaacgtgTTTTATTGATATTGACAGTGTCACACAAACAGACAATTCAACTGCCTAATTTCGGTGGTGGGCTTTCAATTCGGGCAGTTTAGGGTGAGCCAGTGTCAGTGAGTGATAAAGCTGCTTCAAGTCCACAAACTCAGCAGCTTCTGTTCTGAACAGAACTCAACAGTGCCTTGAGTTTAAGGATCTCTTGCCCTTTTACTGTAAAACCAGGCCTACTCAAAAGCTCTAATGATTGCACACAACCattgaaatgaataaatgaatccatacatacaaaataagacAAACATCATTAATGTAAGTTGTTAGCATGTTTTGTGGTTAAAGATAACAGCAATTTTCTGAGGGTTTTGtaaagttaaaaagaaaaatggcctTAAAAtacttcatacatatatatatatgtatgtatatatatatatatgtatatgtatatgtatatgtatatatatatatatatatatatatgtatatatatatatatatatatatatgtatatatatatatatatatatgtatatatatatacatatatatatgtatatatgtatatatatatatgtatatatgtatatatatatatatatatatgtatatatgtatatatatatatatatatatatatatgtatatatatatatgtgtgtgtgtgtgtgtgtgtgtactgtgaaaTACACACACTGGTTTCAGAGAATGAACATACTCACACTGCCCTGTCCTTTCACCCTTTATCCCCTCCTTCTACGCTCCTCCAAACTGCACTGCCTTTACCCCATTATCCTCTAAATGGGTGCAGTGGTaagctaaaatataattaaataagcaggcaatattataatgaacaatcttcattaaactaaattattaaacaaattaatcaaatcacatccttaacatttatttctcaaaaGTGTTGGCGTCAATTCTACTTCCATCTGAATGCAATCTAGGCAGGGGTTCCAAACCCTGGTCCTCTAgggcccctaccctgctgttttttgttccaactgagctctcactTACTTCATTGaatcttaattgaagtaacaatctgcttagatatgACTTTTAACATCTTTTAATACAAGAGTAGGTTatttaattaagttatttatacaattctgtACTTAACTTACAaccctgtttaaaataatgagaaAGCTGCTCTATGGCACTTGGCTGGTGTGCCCCAGTACAGTTACTTGCATAGGTCACCCAacacacttattttttttaagactgTAAACACATGATAGTTATTAATACTTCAGTTATCATCCTATTCTGTTACCCTAGTCAGTGAATCAGTGAGTAGTAACCATATGTCTGTTTATGTGTTAAATTGATTAAATACACCCTTTACGCAGGTCGTCTTATTATACGTATCAATAAAACATTCAGGTTTTACATAGTCTAAAGGACACATACAATCACTGAATTTAAAGTAACACCCATTTAACTAAGAgggaacattttttttcttatgtcTCTATAAATTGATATTTTATAGTAAACAATAAAACCTGCAGGAGCAgtgctctctctcagtgcatgtatgtatgtatgtatgtatgtatgtatgtatgtatagccTTAATAAATGTATTCTGAACCAAGATATATGTTTtgaccctatatatatatatatatatatatatatatatatatatatatatatatatatatatatatatacacacacacacatatatatatatatacattggttcAGAGATATATACAGGTTCAGAAGCTGGTCCAGAAATGTATAAATaggttaatatatataaatatatagctctTCCTTTGAGTGGTTTTTCCATTACAGGATAATCCATTTCCTTCATATATAGTTATATGaaccaatgtatatatttctgaatcatttttttacatatctgaatcaaattatatatatccGAACCAATCCAATCAATATATCTAAACTAATATGGAAACTTATGTAtacaaaacaatgtatatattaatataacaaaattatgtatatatgataTAATGTATAGCCTATCGGATCAGATAGATTGGTGTGtgagtatttatatatatatatatatatatatatatatatatatatatatataatgtatatgtatatttatgtctGTGGGTGTAATGGATGGTGACACAGCATTTCTCATCTCAAGTTCAAGTTCAGTATTGCTGCGCTTCATCTGATCATGAATTGGGAGGAATGGCGTGGTGGGCAATATCTGCTTGCTGGCATTTCCAGATAGAAGTATCGGACTGAAACTGAACGACACATACGCACAACTAAATATTAACTGGAAcagttccattaaaaaaaaaaaaaaaaaaaacgtgtttTATTGAATTTGCCAGTGTCACACAAACAGCCAATTAAACTGCTAAATTTCGGAGGTGGGCTTTCAATTCGGGCAGTTTGGGGCGTGTCAGTGTCTCCGAGTGAATATAAAGCTGCTTCAGGTCCGCAAACTCAGCAGCTTCTGTTCTCAATATTTTTGTTCAACTAGAAACTAAGCATCTTCCGCAGCCATGAGTCTCTCCGCTAAGGACAAGCAGAACGTCAAGGCTCTCTGGGGCAAGGCTTCCAGCAAGCTCGACGACATCGGCCACGAAGCTCTGGCCAGGTAACCCCTATGCCAACCTGCGCGCATCTGACACTTCCACACTTCAgttcaaatatatattcttttcaatAAGACTGGAGTATATGCTATCTGCATTTACAGGGATAcaatatgtgagtgtgtgtgttttgtagttTGGAGTTTCTCTTTTCCTGCGATAGAGCTGACCTtgttgacattttgtttttgtgtgatcTCCTTTTTCAGGATGCTGTACGTCTATCCCCAGACCAAGACCTACTTCTCCCACTTCTCCGACATCAGCTACGGCTCTGCCCCAGTGCGCAAGCACGGCAAAACCATCGTCGGCGCCATCACCGATGCTGTGAATAACATCGATGACCTGGCCGGCTCCGTGGGCGTCCACAGCGAGCAGCATGCCTTCAAGCTGCGGATTGATCCTGCCAACTTCAAGGTTCGCCATTATATCCTCACAACTCTTACACAGGGTGATCATGAGATGCATTTGAAAGCAGGGCAAAGCTGCAGGTGCCCTTTAAACGTGTGCTGGTGTGTTGGTCGCAGTGTGATACCTTTGCTGTGCATGTAGTACATCTTGATGAACTCCCACATCTTCTTTTCAGATCCTCTCCCACAACTTCATTGTGGCCGTGGCATACTTCTTCCCTGGAGATCTCACTCCCGAGGTGCACGTCTCCCTGGACAAGTTCCTCGCCGCCCTGTCCCATGCTCTCTCTGAGAAGTACCGTTAAGACGCAGACCAAGAAGACCCAGGCAGACATCATGCTCaatccagctctgtcttgtgttgtctgaaaattaataaaaaataatgcaaacGAATTAATTTGACTGTTTTTCTTTGACTGCATCTTTCTATTGTATATACATTGCTCCATGATATTGGGTTTGTCACTTGCGTATATATATGCGACTTTTGAACCACAATGAcatatgattaaaaacaaaacaaaaaaatagctCGGGTTTAAGGATCTCTTGCCCTTCTACTGTAAAACCAGTCCTCTCAAAAGCTCTTATGATTGCACACGACCattgaaatgaataaatgaatccaTGCATACAAAATAAGACAAACATCATTCATGTAAGTCGTTAGCACTTACcaatatgaaaaaaaacagtGACTAACAGTGACTAAATGCAGTTTTGTCGCATACTGCTGAAGCGATGCTGTTTCTGTCACTGTATCACATCAGTGGTATTCATAATTATATTTCAAATTCTGTGccatatatattcataatataATCGCATATTAACAGGATCTATTCACAATGTCACGCTTCAAAGCCGCTCTCAGTCCAAAGCAATTCACGTCCATTGCCATTTGTATAATTAAAGACAGTTACAAACGAATGAATACAAACATAAGGAAAATTTGCGTTTTTCAAATAAGCATAATCACAAGGTCAAAACCAATTGCCACATAGTACCCCAACTTAATGTAACTTTGTGGTTTGAATATGGTACTTTGCGAGAAGGTATTcgtttttcatatttatttatcagaTTATTAAAATCTGAATTGTAATTGTAACTGTTTTAGCCCCCTTCCCTGAGTCATTGTCGACATACTTCTCTGGTTTAAAATCATTTTACTGCACCTCACGGACTGAGATAAGGTTTTTAACATGTAGCACGAACTTGTTTGGGTTTGTGGTTAAAGATAACAGCGATTTTCTGAGGGTTTCGtaaagttaaaaagaaaaatggaattaaaatactttattttatatatatatatatatatgtaacgaaacataaacaaatacagaaacgCAAAACTTCTTGTGAACTCAGGTCGACCGTAAACAAATTGAGGACCATTAGTACTGGGGTGGGGCTGGACTGAATCAGCATAGATAACCAGCTCGTACACACCAATATGGGCCAGATAAATATATAAGTCACTAAAACGAAAcgctttttcaaatatttatataaacccCATATTAATGGTTTTACAGTTACAGTATAAAAGTATGTcgagaaaaatatatagtttaacGTTATCAGCTAAGCATTTTTGTAAGGTCCTGTAACCTTTTAAGAAGTGAATACTAAACAAAATTATGTGTctacaatttatttaaaaagttatCAACCATAACGCTTGGATATATGTGTCTTAGAATGATGTTGGCTTTTGTCCTTTCAGGTACACAGtaatatatcattttttaagAATGCCATTCTTGTTGAccgttatatttgtattttaaatcgtTTTAACTTATTACTATAAGCTTAATATATTGCTTTGACTGAAATGCACGTAGCGACATTTGCTCGAATTACCACTTTACAATGTTGTACTGTACTTTCTAATcgatcatattattattattattattattattattattattattattattattattattatgtatttattagcagacggcCTTATCAGGGTCTTTGTTTAACTTAgtgactttaataataataataataataataataataataataataataataataataataataataataataataatttgattatTATTGTGCATTAAATAATGCGTCTGTTTaacataataatgtgtttttcctACACAGACTTGTGTTAAAAAGACACATTAGTGTGATGTGCTTTGGTGaattttaacacaaagttgtgtttgtgtgaacaAACACGGAATGTGTTACATTTAACCGATTAGTTCTAAGTGTATGTTTAactcccccaaaaaaaaaataataataataatatatatatatatatatatatatatatatatatatatatatatatatatatatatatatatatatatatatatatatgccaaaGGCTGCGCCTAATTTGCCCTTATCATGATGGAAGGTTTAATTCAGACACATTCCGCACCCATGCTCAATTAAACTATATGCTATATGCTCAAACTAAAACTATAGAATCTGTTAAAACTTGTAATTCTGAAAATAATTAGGATGAACAGCACaaaatccatatatatatatatatatatatatatatatgataacagcacaaaatatacatatacattgctGTTCATCCTAATTATTTTCAGAATTACAAGTTTTAACAGATTGTATAGTTTTAGATTGAGCATATATCATATTGAGCATACAGCATATAGTTTAATTGAGCATGGGTGCGGAATGTGCGTGGATTAAACCTTCCATCATGATAAGGGCAAATTAGGACCGTCATGCAGGCGCAGCCCTTGGCATCCTGCCCATGTGACTGCAGTGTCAGGGTCCTGCCTCCTGGTAGAGTCAGCCTATCACCTTCGGAAGCCTCCTGGGGGCGGAGAATGAAACCTACATAAAATGTGCGAAAAAATAACCCGACACCACGGGATTttcattgcttaattgatcTGCAAACCCGACGAAATCAAACGCTGCCAACATGGTTGAATGGACAGATGCCGAACGTGCCGCCATCGCTGCTATCTGGGGCAAAATTAAGGTCGAAGAAGTCGGACCCCATTCCCTGGCCAGGTAATGTATGCCTAATGATCAGCATGGTGCTTGTGACTTTTATTATATGCTAAATATTCTGAAAGCATATTTAATTTTGATAAGGAGATATAAAATGAATGCATCCATAACAAGTATACATATAGTATAGTCTGCCTGCATGGTAACTTTCTtgttgtagtaataataataataatcgttacgcttttttaatattttaattattctcCCTTTTCCCAGGCTCCTGATCGTGTACCCCTGGACTCAGCGTTATTTCGGAAGCTTTGGAAACCTCTCTAACGCCGCTGCCATCCTCGGCAACGCCAAGGTCGCCCACCATGGCGCAGTCGTCCTGGGGGAGCTGGACAAGGCTGTGAAGAACTTGGACCACATCAACGAGACCTTCTCCAAACTCAGCGTGCTGCACTCCGAGAAACTGCACGTTGACCCCGATAACTTCAGGGTAGGGTTTTCAAAGCTTTGCTCGCACTTGTCACAATGAATGGTTCGCCTTAGTTCTGAAAATTGATCTATTAGGTGTTGGTGCTTGTTATATTTCTTACTAACCGTGCACTTATTGTGAATGTTCTCGCAGCTGCTGGGTGACATCATCACCATCGTCTTGGCTGCCCAGTTGGGATCCTTCTTCACCGTCGAGTACCAGGCCGCCTGGCACAAGTTCCTGGATGTTGTCATCAGCGCTCTCCGCAGACAGTACCACTAGAGCCCCCCCAACCCAGCCGCCGTGCCCCTCTATCCGGCACGGCACAGACGCACAGAAACGACCATCAAACCTTCACTGTGTGATTCCATAACTGGCTGTACTTATGTttgagaacaaaaataaataaatacatttaaaagcattGTATGAAAACTGTTTGTGCTTCTTTTCAATTAATGTAGGTTAACTTCACGAATAAaaggggaatatatatatatttattcatatcCAAGTATATCCATTGCctacttttgttgttttgctgcaTAATTGTTTTctctataaaataaaacaaaaaacatatttaacataaTTAAACCCAATTTTATACTTATAGCAAATTAAAAcgtaaaaacaaataatgtgtCCATCTTAACATTGAACAtccatattaataacaatattgtATCCAATAAAATCTCAAGAAAAAACGAAATAAAAAACTGGCGTAAATATGCTTCAGAAAGACTTTACTCACAGACGCATTTCACGGGGACCGTGGTAGATAAGTGTTaatgaatatgttgaactgtgtTAGCTGTTGTTTAAGTCTTGACAGACTCATAAGCttatgaaatattattatttatctatgtatgtatttctttcttagcagaccatctatccagggcgacttacaaaatataagaccaatacaaaaactgcaataatacagtacagatcaaaacataatacaattacaagttcaatattacacaagtgtataggaaaatatacagtaaatacaaaatcgaagtcctacatcctagattgtaatagctaataagtgcagacaaggtgTCAAGTCATAGTGAATAGCTCAAGGGACAGGGGCAGAGGGGGAAGCACAATAAACAACATGAGTACTAGCAATATTAAAAGcaaggaggaggaacaggaggagcactgccacagccctacaaaatgacctccagcggacCGCAGTAAAGTCAGCTTGACGTTTGATACTAGTTTGATTTTCGACTCGCTCTCCCCGGCATGAATGAAAAGAGCTGCATCTCCCCAACCACCACAGCTAGCGTCTTCAAACCAGCTTTCACACGAAGAGGACCAATTGTGAATTCTTTCACAACGTTAGTTTTACTTGTGAATCATAAGAGTCATTTGTGAAAACCAGTAACACACCGGATATGTGCACTTAGCCATGCGTAAAATGGCTGTGTCTCCCAACCATAATAGCTAACGTGTTCAATTCAACTGCAATGAATTCTTGCACAGCATTCGTTTTACTTGTGAATGTTAAGAATAATTTGTGACATGCCTGAAATTGCTTGATATCCCTAACCACCACTAGCAACAGTGTATCATCGGGTGCTCCCAGACActagcattttaaaaataagtttaGGTGAAGAAGACCAGTTGTTAATTGTTTCAGAATATTTTGTACATGTGAATAGTATggatttacaattaaaatcaataatacaaacacaaatcatAAGAGAGACACATTGGGAATCACTTCACGGTCTGTTTTATTAATGCCTAGTAATatgttgtgaaaataaataacatctcACACACACTAGGTCTTCATGAATAACAAAGACAAtaagaacaataacaaaacattcGTAAACACGTAAACGTATTTTATAGATTTTCACAAATGACTCTTATGATTCACAAGTAAAACTAACGTTGTGAAAGAATTCACAATTGGTCCTCTTCGTGTGAAAGCTGGTTTGAAGACGCTAGCTGTGGTGGTTGGGGAGATGCAGCTCTTTTCAttcagaccttacgctggtgcagtgggccctgggttcctccagGTGCAGGACTATGCCCGGTCttatgtggccagagtgtgtaggcagttcctggatgatgaaggcattgatgccattgactggccctcaagttccccagacctgaatccaattgaggacctttgggacgttatgtatcggtgcatctgtgatttaagtgttcccttaatttttttgagcagtgtagcCAGACTGTTATTGCAAGTGTTGCCAAATTATTCAGTGTTCTACAGTGTAGAAGATatgcaataatacaattaacATGCACCTTGTGCAGAATTTGGAcacattcaatttaaaataataataataataataataataataataataataataataataataataataataataataatgtttttcattaccATGTTCATTTGGGAAATGCAGTACATATTTGATTAAATCTTGCCTTTGTGTTACTGGCCTTGCGTTTCCCTCCTCGACTCTTGATAATTTGATTACTTACTTTGGTCCGTTTGCCTGCTTCCAGCCCCCTCGCCTGTCTCCTTGACCAAGCTTTTTGAATTTCCTTGACCATTGACCTGTCGCCTGTTCTCTGACTCCCCGTGCCTTGCATCTGGGTCCTCCATCCACGTTAGTCTCCCTGGGTGTGTTTCCATGCAAAACAGaggctgttttgtttaattatgtttaCCCGTGTtcaattttttgtatttaccCATGAATGCTGCTGTGCGTCTCGTTTTCATAGCAGTCTTGCAAACGTTGGCAACATAATCCAAAGTATGATCGCCATTGTCCACAGCAAAAATGGATGTCAATAAATGGTACAATCAGAATATCAAGCTTTGTATCGAAGAGCTTTAAAATCAATTTCTTAAAAGTTTAATTAATGTGTTACATCAGTAATTGTCAAATAATGTGGAattctgtattgatgtatttgtcTGGGTAAATAATTGTGCGCCGTGCACTTTATAGTCTTCTCTCCCTTTCTATATTGATCGTACCTGTCAAAAAGCATTTAGTCTTCAATCTGTTTAGATGTACTGGACCTGCTTAGAAGAAAAGTAATCACCTGCTGTTTGTGCACTTAGTTTTCATCGGTCCTTGTTTTATGTATTGCACCTAGACGAGGAAAGTAATTAACGCTTACCTGTTGCGTGTGTTGCAATACCTACATTTATCGCTAGATGGAGACTTAGACTGTGCTACTGCCACAGCATCACCCATTTCAGGCACACGGGCTGGGGCGGACTGGCCCGGGATGCTTAGGATGCTATTATCATCCTGGCCTGTCTgtgctgctttttatttttactttgtttaaTATAATGTTCGACAGGACTACACAGCTGGCCTCCCATGATACAATGGCATGACCTGCCCTCCACGTAAATTCAAAAGAAAGCTGTTGCTAAGTGTGTGGAGCAAAGCAAGGGAATCTATTTAGTTAGTTCAGctgtcatcacaatctgaatgATGAGGTTTACCCCCGCCCCCGTCTCCTTTCACGGCTTGACTGCTGTCGTGTTCGtatagcgcagatttccgcagttctgcgcggatctgcgctgTTGCAACGATGCGATTCTGCAATTCTGCAAGTGTGGAAGTTCTGATCTTTAGTCGGTGCACTAAAAGTTGTTTAAACTGTGTCATTCACCTGTGATTCTAGTGAACGCAACTTCTCAAttctcaaattaattaaaaccagACTGCGCTTTGTAAAACAAAACCCATAACCATGCCTGTACTTTatagaaaatgttttgctttagtATTACACAACACACCCTTACTTGTTGCCAACAGTTAGACATTTTTTCTATCTATTTGTacaaatgtgtaattatttaaaataataatacatacagtaCTCACTTCTCTGACTGTTGCTACTGCTGCATTAAACTGACTGCTGCGGAGTTGAGTTGACTTGAGCCTCAAGATGGTCATGTCTATGGTGGTTGTGGTTTTAATTTTCAAGAGGCTAGAGATTATTTCTGGCACGTGGCCTGTCCTTGTAtactactatactatactgcacACAAGTACAGAAATTAAGCTTTCCTCTTTTAAATTGTGATACTTAAATGCATGATGAAACAAATTAAGTGATTTCtccttattcattttattttttaggtgAAGGAGCCATGTCAGATGGAGCAGATAGCTGGAGTGTCATCATTTCCAACATGTGCCTCATCTAACCCTGCTGTGATGGGACCTGTGGTGCCTGTGACAGTGAGGAGGGGACGAACGGGAGGTTGAGAGAAATGGGGCTTGCTCACTCCTTGTTTCATTGAGTCTAATTTTGATTGGCTATCCTTCTACATCAATTTCATTCTgtgtgatcccctgctgattttgtatgtttgcccactgacaaagaaatgatcagtctataattttaatggtaggtgtattttaacagtgagagacagaataacaacacaaaaatccagaaaaacgcatttcaaaaaagttataaattgatttgcatgttaatgagggaaataagtatttgaccccttcaacttagtacttggtggcaaaacccttgttggcaatcacagaggtcacacgtttcttgtagttggccaccaggtttgcacacatctcaggagggattttgtcccactcctctttgcagatcctctccaagtcattaaggtttcgaggctgacgtttggcaactggaaccttcagctccctccacagattttctatgggattaaggtctggagactggctaggccactccaggaccttaatgtgcttcttcttgagccactcctttgttgccttggctgtgtgttttgggtcattgtcatgctggaatacccatccatgacccattttcaatgccctggctaagggaaggaggttctcacccaagatttgacggtacatggccccgtccatcgtccctttgatgcggtgcagttgtcctgtccccttagcagaaaaacacccccaaagcataatgtttccacctccatgtttgacggtggggatggtgttcttagggtcattcctcctcctccaaacacggcgagttgagttgatgccaaagagctcgattttggtctcatctgaccacaacactttcacccagttctcctctgaatcattcagatgttcattggcaaacttcagacgggcctgtacatgtgctttcttgagcagggggaccttgcgggcactgcaggatttgagtccttcacggcgtagtctGTAACAAtcgttttcttggtgactatggtcccagctgccttgagatcattaacaagatcctcccgtgtagttctgggctgattcctcaccgttctcaagATCATTGAACTACTACATTCAGTACATGATGAAATGCTGAAGGAGAATGCTGAGGAGCAGCTGCTGGCCAGCCCTTCATCTGTGCGGGTACAGAGCTACCTCTCCGAGTTGCCCAGCAGCAGAAGCGAAAACGCATTGACCTACTAGAGGATCAACAAAGATCGTTTCCCTGTGCTTGCTCTACATGCCCGAGCCTACCTCTCTGCTCCATGTACAAGCGTTGAAAGTGAGCGCTTGTGTAGCTTGGCTGGACATGTGACAGATGAAAGGAGAATCCGATtatcaggtgacaaggcagagATGCTTCTGTTTGTGAAGAAAAACTTGCCATTAATGCTCAAGTAATAGCATGTTGCCTATACATATGTTGGCAACAAAGAAAACATGctttgttatttaattattaccCACTGCACCTATTATTATTTGGAAGAGTATTGGACTTTTGTGAGATGagtaaaaaagagaaaaaggtcCATTTATGAACATAGTGCAGTTTGGGGGAAATTGTGatgtttaataattaattttattaggaaaataaaaTTTTGCATTGAAGAAAAGTAGATTTCTGTTTGGATATGCTGTCAACTATAGTT encodes:
- the LOC136764588 gene encoding hemoglobin subunit alpha, translated to MSLSAKDKQNVKALWGKASSKLDDIGHEALARMLYVYPQTKTYFSHFSDISYGSAPVRKHGKTIVGAITDAVNNIDDLAGSVGVHSEQHAFKLRIDPANFKILSHNFIVAVAYFFPGDLTPEVHVSLDKFLAALSHALSEKYR
- the LOC136764589 gene encoding hemoglobin cathodic subunit beta, whose amino-acid sequence is MVEWTDAERAAIAAIWGKIKVEEVGPHSLARLLIVYPWTQRYFGSFGNLSNAAAILGNAKVAHHGAVVLGELDKAVKNLDHINETFSKLSVLHSEKLHVDPDNFRLLGDIITIVLAAQLGSFFTVEYQAAWHKFLDVVISALRRQYH